A single window of Candidatus Nezhaarchaeales archaeon DNA harbors:
- a CDS encoding type II CAAX endopeptidase family protein — protein sequence MVIISIVSLPGFLKDPVYYVYTYGLVLWSIYHVLLAWLALRFFKVEGQNISEIVGPLRDRFLRMVFLTISLLVLSVLLFQVVEPFVTDLIYGQDAWRRFLSEYKRVPLPLAVYGITITSLTAGICEEVVWRGYLQTRFERLLRGRVLAAVLLQAVLFGLWHSISVHTLFTVIIGFIYGLIYARTRRLMPMMVSHWLGDVVGFSAMYFIA from the coding sequence ATGGTGATAATCTCTATAGTTTCTCTACCGGGATTCCTTAAAGACCCTGTATACTACGTTTACACTTATGGGCTGGTTCTCTGGTCCATTTACCACGTGCTCCTCGCTTGGCTAGCGCTTAGGTTCTTTAAGGTTGAGGGGCAAAATATTAGTGAGATAGTAGGTCCTTTAAGAGATAGGTTTTTGCGTATGGTTTTCTTAACTATTTCGCTACTTGTACTATCTGTCCTACTTTTTCAAGTAGTTGAACCCTTTGTAACCGACTTAATTTATGGCCAGGACGCGTGGAGACGGTTTTTAAGCGAGTATAAGAGGGTTCCATTACCCTTAGCCGTTTACGGAATAACCATAACGTCATTAACTGCTGGAATCTGCGAAGAGGTTGTATGGAGGGGGTATCTTCAAACAAGGTTTGAACGCTTGCTACGCGGCAGGGTTTTGGCCGCTGTATTGCTTCAGGCGGTACTATTCGGTCTTTGGCATAGCATATCGGTTCATACACTTTTCACGGTGATCATCGGCTTCATTTACGGATTAATTTATGCTAGAACGAGAAGGCTTATGCCAATGATGGTGAGCCACTGGCTCGGAGACGTCGTAGGCTTTTCCGCAATGTACTTTATAGCCTAA
- a CDS encoding NUDIX domain-containing protein encodes MVFTPEPLVGVSALVQSEQGLIALVKRLKEPYAGRWAFPGGLINYGEETVKAVVREVKEETGLDVVLEGLLGVYDIIRLEGPVRYHYVTVCFKARSLNLDIRPGSDAEEAKWFKAEEIKPGMVTQTTLKALRDAGVLR; translated from the coding sequence GTGGTATTTACGCCTGAACCGTTGGTAGGCGTTTCAGCCTTAGTTCAAAGCGAGCAAGGCTTAATAGCCCTCGTTAAGAGGCTTAAGGAGCCTTACGCGGGGAGGTGGGCCTTCCCCGGAGGCCTTATAAACTATGGTGAGGAAACGGTGAAGGCCGTGGTTAGGGAGGTTAAGGAAGAAACGGGGCTTGACGTAGTACTGGAGGGGTTGTTAGGGGTTTACGATATAATAAGGCTTGAGGGGCCTGTAAGGTATCACTACGTAACGGTGTGTTTTAAAGCTAGAAGTTTAAACCTCGATATAAGGCCTGGTTCGGACGCTGAAGAAGCTAAATGGTTTAAGGCTGAGGAAATTAAACCTGGGATGGTGACTCAAACGACACTTAAAGCCTTAAGGGATGCTGGAGTTCTACGGTAG
- a CDS encoding DUF211 domain-containing protein: MVIAPVIISASKRKDTGHPLRNWGISFKRLVIDALRSRECSPIELPKALCITNRTDEVNIVATEVNAKKTVRITMLGSNLNHEEVTKPHGGNLSSFGQLHL, translated from the coding sequence TTGGTTATTGCTCCCGTTATTATTAGCGCTTCCAAGCGTAAAGATACCGGGCATCCCTTAAGGAACTGGGGCATAAGCTTTAAACGCCTCGTTATAGACGCACTTAGATCTAGGGAGTGTTCCCCTATTGAGCTACCTAAGGCTTTATGTATCACTAACAGAACCGATGAAGTCAATATCGTTGCAACCGAGGTGAACGCTAAAAAAACCGTTAGGATAACCATGCTGGGAAGTAACCTAAACCACGAGGAAGTAACAAAACCTCATGGGGGAAACCTAAGTAGCTTCGGGCAACTTCATTTATAA
- a CDS encoding CoA-binding protein — protein sequence MESFNRMFHPRGVAVIGASANPKKMGYHALKSLMSCGFKGYVYPVNPRYKELFGLKTYPSIKEVPDPVDLAVVVVPSTQAPLMVAECGKRGIAGAVLITAGFKEAGLEEGLKLHEELAGEARRSNVKIIGPNTFGFVNLHANLNASFTPSFSALRRGPISLVSQSGGVCHVLMPYALEQGIGFSKIVGLGNRVNVDFPDMLDYLASDPDTRSVALYVEGVDNPRELMAAAKRTVKVKPVVAYKTGRSRAADEASWSHTGSLAGNYRLYEAAFKQAGVLTVSDSVELVSAAKALAFQPPARGRRVAVISLVAGLGIIAADTCEGQGLILTRFTRETEEALRKLLPPYTIRTNPVDLGFVANDPDTCGNAVEIVASDRNVDAISLNYIYSWSEGFMELPVKWIINAFKAYGKPLVMCLRYPKNIWDAEKQQLEDNGIPTFPTPELAAKSLARLCEYGEVLRKLGVNKDEGASAFKGSS from the coding sequence ATGGAGTCCTTCAATAGGATGTTTCATCCTAGGGGTGTAGCCGTTATAGGTGCTTCGGCTAACCCTAAGAAGATGGGTTATCACGCCTTAAAGAGCTTAATGAGCTGCGGCTTTAAGGGGTATGTTTACCCGGTTAACCCGAGGTATAAGGAGCTTTTCGGGTTGAAAACCTACCCCTCCATTAAGGAGGTGCCGGACCCCGTTGATTTAGCAGTAGTCGTTGTCCCTTCAACGCAGGCTCCTTTAATGGTGGCTGAATGCGGTAAACGCGGAATAGCTGGAGCCGTACTTATAACGGCGGGCTTTAAGGAGGCCGGGTTGGAGGAGGGTTTAAAGCTTCATGAGGAGCTAGCCGGGGAGGCTAGGAGGTCGAACGTTAAGATTATAGGTCCTAACACGTTCGGCTTCGTTAACCTCCACGCCAACCTTAACGCTAGCTTCACCCCATCCTTTTCAGCTTTAAGAAGGGGGCCTATATCGTTGGTAAGTCAAAGTGGAGGGGTATGCCACGTCCTCATGCCCTACGCCCTTGAGCAAGGTATAGGCTTCAGTAAGATAGTGGGGCTTGGAAACAGGGTTAACGTGGACTTCCCCGATATGCTCGACTACTTAGCCTCGGACCCGGATACTAGAAGCGTAGCATTATACGTTGAAGGCGTGGATAACCCGAGGGAGCTAATGGCGGCTGCTAAGCGTACCGTGAAGGTTAAACCAGTGGTAGCATATAAAACGGGGAGGTCTAGGGCCGCCGATGAGGCTTCATGGTCCCATACAGGGTCCTTAGCCGGTAACTATAGGCTTTACGAGGCTGCCTTTAAACAAGCCGGGGTTCTCACCGTTAGCGACTCCGTGGAACTCGTATCGGCGGCTAAAGCTTTAGCCTTTCAGCCTCCAGCTAGAGGAAGGAGGGTGGCGGTTATATCGTTAGTAGCCGGTTTAGGGATTATAGCTGCTGATACCTGTGAAGGCCAGGGCTTAATTCTTACTAGGTTTACGCGTGAAACCGAGGAGGCGTTAAGGAAACTATTACCCCCCTATACTATTAGGACTAACCCTGTTGATTTAGGCTTCGTAGCTAACGATCCGGATACCTGCGGTAATGCTGTAGAGATTGTAGCTAGCGATAGGAACGTGGACGCGATATCGTTAAACTACATATATTCATGGTCGGAGGGGTTTATGGAGCTACCGGTAAAGTGGATTATAAACGCCTTTAAAGCCTATGGGAAGCCGCTGGTTATGTGTTTACGCTACCCGAAGAATATATGGGACGCTGAGAAGCAGCAGCTCGAGGATAATGGTATCCCAACGTTTCCAACACCTGAGTTAGCTGCTAAATCCTTAGCTCGACTATGCGAATACGGCGAAGTACTTAGAAAGCTAGGCGTAAATAAGGATGAAGGTGCCTCCGCTTTTAAAGGTAGTAGTTGA
- a CDS encoding acyl-CoA dehydrogenase family protein has product MDFELTEEHRMIKESAREFAEKEIRPAGLKYEEEGRFPFEVFRKAAKLGFIGASIPEEYNGAGLDLLADVLILEEFSRADSSIGACMMSVTLGCPMVREFGSRELKERYLAKVPAGEAVSAIAVTEPDAGSDVAAIKTTAVKDGDEWVLNGTKQFITNGNIADWVVVLAKTDPSVQPAYKGITAFLVETRSDGYSASKLKTMGMHCYDHAEVNLSGVRVPNSHIVGELNRGFYQLMRFFNESRITVGAVALGIAQGAFERALDYARKRKTFGKPLVEHQAIQFKLADMAKEIEAARLLLYKAAWSVSRGKPDPYLSSMAKLAASEAAVHVAYEAVQIHGGYGYCKEYDVERYYRDARAQTIYEGTSEIQRMIIARRILGKL; this is encoded by the coding sequence GTGGATTTTGAGTTAACCGAGGAGCATAGGATGATTAAGGAGTCGGCTAGGGAGTTCGCTGAGAAGGAGATTAGGCCGGCGGGACTTAAATATGAAGAGGAGGGCAGGTTCCCCTTTGAAGTATTCCGTAAAGCCGCTAAGCTCGGCTTTATAGGGGCCTCGATACCTGAAGAGTATAATGGTGCTGGCTTAGACCTTTTAGCCGACGTATTAATCTTGGAGGAGTTTTCGAGGGCCGATAGTAGTATTGGTGCCTGCATGATGAGCGTTACGCTCGGATGCCCCATGGTGAGGGAGTTTGGAAGCCGTGAGCTTAAGGAGCGATACCTAGCCAAGGTCCCAGCCGGTGAAGCCGTATCCGCTATAGCTGTTACTGAGCCTGACGCTGGGAGTGACGTAGCCGCTATAAAGACTACGGCAGTTAAGGATGGTGATGAATGGGTGCTTAACGGGACGAAGCAGTTTATAACCAACGGCAACATAGCCGATTGGGTGGTAGTTTTAGCTAAAACGGATCCCTCTGTTCAACCGGCCTATAAGGGTATTACGGCCTTCCTAGTTGAAACCAGGAGCGATGGTTATAGCGCGAGTAAGCTTAAGACTATGGGGATGCATTGCTACGATCACGCAGAGGTAAACCTATCAGGGGTAAGGGTGCCGAACTCCCATATCGTAGGGGAGCTTAATAGGGGCTTCTACCAGCTTATGAGGTTCTTTAACGAGTCGCGGATTACGGTGGGCGCCGTAGCTTTAGGGATAGCTCAAGGGGCCTTTGAAAGAGCGTTAGACTACGCTAGGAAGAGGAAGACCTTCGGTAAGCCGCTAGTTGAGCACCAGGCTATACAGTTTAAACTCGCTGATATGGCTAAGGAGATTGAAGCCGCTCGGCTTTTACTATATAAAGCTGCTTGGAGTGTTTCAAGGGGTAAGCCGGACCCCTACTTATCGTCGATGGCTAAGCTAGCCGCTAGCGAAGCCGCAGTACACGTAGCTTATGAAGCCGTCCAAATACATGGCGGCTACGGTTACTGCAAGGAGTACGACGTTGAACGCTACTATAGGGATGCTAGAGCTCAAACCATATATGAGGGTACTAGTGAAATCCAGAGGATGATTATAGCTAGAAGGATACTTGGGAAACTCTAA
- a CDS encoding 4-hydroxyphenylacetate 3-hydroxylase N-terminal domain-containing protein, translating into MKTAKEYLESIEKLKLRVYLNGERIDSIVKNPVTKTVVDATAKIYDLAQNPVYQDVMTAYSPLVQERVNRSVHLFRSRDDLEKRVEMAILTSRLLGTCNYRCPACDILNGLASTTYEMDKKLGTKYHERLINYVKWVQKNDLAVSGSATDVKGDRGKRPKEQDLDMYVRVVEKRDDGIIVRGAKMHQSGAIAAHEHVVIPGTAFRKGEEEYAVAFAIPSGSKGVTYICQYTPQDAERLTAENQYHLGNPIYGIRETCMIVFDDVFVPWDRVFMCGEVEFTGTLVSRFAKTHRMSCGGACKVGFGDLMIGAAHAVIDYLGVSDAPHIREKLIEMVKINETLHACAIAAAFKGVEEPEGSGIYLPDRIFSNIARLNCAEGFWRLMALLGDVCGGLAATMPSEKELKNPETSEYIKKYLKARVPAEKRMRITKFIQNWVAGTHGVATWHGAGSVEAQKIEIYRTVNFEEKRKLAENLAGIKD; encoded by the coding sequence ATGAAAACTGCAAAAGAATATTTGGAAAGTATTGAGAAGCTAAAACTTCGAGTATATCTAAATGGTGAAAGGATAGATTCGATAGTCAAGAACCCTGTTACGAAAACGGTTGTTGATGCTACAGCTAAAATTTACGATTTAGCTCAAAATCCCGTCTATCAAGACGTTATGACGGCTTATTCCCCACTCGTACAGGAAAGAGTAAATAGAAGTGTTCATCTTTTTCGGAGTAGGGATGACCTTGAAAAAAGGGTTGAAATGGCTATTTTAACAAGCCGTCTTCTTGGAACATGTAACTACAGATGCCCGGCCTGCGACATATTAAACGGGTTGGCAAGTACAACGTATGAAATGGATAAAAAGCTAGGAACAAAATATCATGAAAGGCTTATCAACTATGTTAAATGGGTTCAGAAGAATGATTTAGCGGTAAGCGGCTCAGCTACCGATGTTAAAGGAGATAGGGGGAAAAGACCTAAAGAACAAGACCTCGATATGTACGTTAGGGTTGTCGAGAAAAGGGATGACGGTATAATTGTTAGGGGGGCAAAGATGCATCAAAGTGGGGCAATAGCTGCCCATGAACATGTAGTTATACCTGGAACTGCTTTCCGTAAAGGTGAAGAGGAATATGCTGTAGCTTTCGCCATTCCGAGCGGATCTAAAGGCGTAACGTACATATGTCAATATACCCCTCAGGACGCTGAAAGATTGACGGCGGAAAACCAGTACCACCTTGGTAACCCTATTTACGGTATAAGGGAGACGTGTATGATCGTTTTTGATGATGTTTTCGTTCCATGGGACAGGGTCTTTATGTGTGGAGAAGTTGAGTTTACAGGAACTTTAGTTTCACGTTTCGCAAAAACACATAGAATGAGTTGTGGAGGGGCATGTAAGGTTGGTTTTGGAGATTTAATGATAGGAGCAGCCCATGCGGTAATAGACTATCTTGGAGTTTCTGACGCACCCCATATAAGAGAGAAGCTTATTGAAATGGTTAAAATAAATGAAACCCTTCACGCATGCGCTATTGCAGCAGCATTTAAAGGCGTAGAGGAACCTGAAGGTTCGGGAATATACTTACCTGATAGAATTTTTAGTAATATTGCGAGGCTTAATTGCGCTGAAGGTTTTTGGAGGCTTATGGCTTTACTTGGAGATGTTTGTGGGGGTTTAGCTGCAACAATGCCCTCAGAAAAAGAGCTTAAAAACCCTGAAACATCAGAATATATTAAGAAGTACCTAAAAGCTAGAGTTCCAGCTGAAAAAAGGATGCGAATTACGAAGTTTATACAAAACTGGGTCGCAGGTACGCATGGTGTCGCGACTTGGCATGGAGCAGGCTCCGTTGAAGCTCAAAAAATAGAGATTTATAGAACGGTAAACTTTGAAGAAAAAAGAAAGTTAGCGGAAAACTTAGCTGGAATAAAAGATTAG
- a CDS encoding branched-chain amino acid ABC transporter permease yields the protein MASRPCGVIKETYREDMGFFEKRFHWVGITLLFLVLLTLPFTASSLVYRLLTVIMVFSITIMGLNLLTCSHLFSVMHAALMGVGAYTVGFLSRPDHLGLSITPLPFIVTLPIAGIVTAGVAMFFFLPSLRVKLFYLLFTTTAGQFIIEWLLCYITKDIPGSVVYCATMGTHLGYPLTDVQQYYVILAITVIMALFMAHIGRSPLGKALMMIGEKDYAAQVQGLGLLKYKMIAAAISGFYAGVGGGLYGYIVGMVTPEHFYYLISWEMLGVGVIVGGLGSLVWGSILGSTVMWGIATGITMLVGALSAYAPWLGPTAFGFRAILYGAVIAGILIFEPRGFAALVRKAKRFFDLWPFSY from the coding sequence ATGGCTAGTCGTCCTTGCGGCGTAATTAAGGAAACCTACAGAGAGGACATGGGGTTCTTCGAGAAGCGCTTCCACTGGGTAGGTATAACCCTCCTATTCCTAGTGCTTCTAACGCTACCCTTTACAGCTTCATCTCTAGTTTACCGCCTACTGACGGTGATCATGGTGTTCTCAATAACCATAATGGGCCTTAACCTACTTACCTGCTCCCATCTCTTCTCGGTTATGCACGCCGCCCTCATGGGCGTAGGGGCCTATACCGTCGGCTTCTTATCACGGCCTGACCACCTAGGGCTATCTATCACCCCACTACCCTTCATAGTCACTTTACCCATTGCCGGTATTGTAACGGCCGGAGTAGCTATGTTCTTCTTCCTGCCGTCGCTAAGGGTTAAGCTGTTTTACCTACTTTTCACCACTACCGCTGGCCAGTTCATAATAGAGTGGTTGCTTTGCTACATAACTAAGGATATACCGGGTAGCGTTGTTTACTGCGCTACCATGGGTACCCATCTAGGCTACCCTCTCACCGACGTTCAGCAGTATTACGTCATCCTCGCCATAACGGTCATTATGGCCCTCTTCATGGCCCACATAGGTAGAAGCCCGCTGGGTAAAGCCTTAATGATGATAGGCGAAAAAGACTACGCAGCCCAAGTTCAAGGGTTAGGACTGCTAAAATATAAGATGATAGCAGCAGCTATCTCAGGCTTCTACGCCGGTGTAGGTGGAGGCTTATACGGTTACATAGTGGGTATGGTAACCCCTGAACACTTCTATTACCTGATCTCCTGGGAGATGCTAGGCGTAGGCGTAATCGTCGGAGGGCTAGGAAGCCTAGTTTGGGGCTCAATACTAGGGTCTACGGTCATGTGGGGTATCGCTACCGGAATTACGATGCTCGTAGGAGCTTTAAGCGCCTACGCACCTTGGCTTGGGCCTACGGCCTTTGGGTTTAGAGCAATACTTTACGGAGCCGTTATAGCCGGCATCCTCATATTTGAACCTAGGGGCTTCGCAGCCTTAGTAAGGAAGGCGAAGAGGTTCTTCGACCTCTGGCCCTTCTCCTATTAA
- a CDS encoding 3-hydroxyacyl-CoA dehydrogenase NAD-binding domain-containing protein, whose protein sequence is MVITSLKLEEIKKVAVIGAGVMGHGIAQVCARSGYEVVLIDVSEEVLRKALSLIREGPFGLMRLVEKGKMSKEQVEEVMLRIKTSTSYNAAGDVDYVIEAVPEDLELKKKVFKQLDEICPPRSVLASNTTSIMITEIASAVKRPDKVIGMHWFNPAPVMRLVEVVRGMLTSSETLKVTVELAKKLGKVPIEVKDGPGFFTSRFLIAFTLEAIRLLEAGVAGVKDMDEMCKLGFGFPMGPFELMDLVGLDVIHHAANYIYEATKDAKYAPPLTLSKMVTAGYLGDKRVKAGSKGGWYEYWVRREA, encoded by the coding sequence GTGGTTATAACGAGTTTAAAGCTCGAGGAAATTAAGAAGGTGGCTGTCATCGGAGCTGGTGTAATGGGGCATGGTATCGCTCAGGTATGCGCTAGGAGTGGCTACGAGGTCGTATTGATAGACGTGAGCGAGGAAGTGTTAAGGAAGGCGTTATCACTGATTAGGGAGGGGCCCTTCGGCTTAATGAGGCTAGTGGAAAAGGGTAAAATGAGTAAGGAGCAAGTCGAGGAGGTAATGCTCCGAATTAAAACCTCGACTAGCTATAATGCCGCCGGCGACGTCGACTACGTTATCGAGGCCGTACCCGAGGACCTCGAGTTAAAGAAGAAGGTGTTTAAGCAGCTCGACGAGATATGCCCCCCGCGAAGCGTTCTAGCTTCAAACACGACCTCGATCATGATAACCGAGATAGCTTCAGCTGTTAAAAGGCCTGATAAAGTTATAGGAATGCACTGGTTTAACCCGGCGCCGGTAATGCGCCTAGTAGAGGTTGTTAGGGGCATGCTGACTTCGAGTGAAACGCTTAAAGTTACCGTTGAACTAGCCAAGAAGCTCGGCAAAGTACCCATCGAGGTTAAGGATGGGCCCGGCTTCTTTACGAGTAGGTTCCTCATAGCGTTCACCCTCGAAGCGATAAGGCTGTTAGAGGCCGGAGTGGCAGGCGTAAAGGATATGGATGAAATGTGTAAACTGGGCTTCGGCTTCCCCATGGGTCCCTTCGAGCTAATGGACCTAGTGGGGCTCGACGTAATACATCACGCCGCGAACTACATCTACGAAGCCACTAAAGACGCTAAGTACGCTCCGCCCCTAACCTTAAGCAAGATGGTAACAGCTGGCTACCTAGGTGATAAAAGGGTGAAGGCGGGGAGCAAAGGAGGATGGTACGAATACTGGGTTAGAAGAGAGGCTTAA
- a CDS encoding MBL fold metallo-hydrolase, with protein sequence MVEEILPGLFRLRMPLPGPLGFLNSYLIRGDRQAVLVDTGINTSEAWDELQLQLGRVGLEPGSLTEVVLTHFHIDHVGLIPKLRSKSNVKLALHVIEAELSERIAFSFNAMWAQIASFLKANGVPTLLLKQMRKANPGANNSEVYAYLAKADHRFKGGETLNVDEYRFKIIWTPGHSPGHLCLYEAEKQILIAGDSLLPSITPNVTQVREGVNALASYLKSLKELERLKVSLVLPAHGEPYTDSRLRIRQLKEHHQRRLEEVLNLVQRPSTAYHVASMIRWDAPYRSWEEFPPLQKYLAVAEAIAHLELLRERGMVNIVRKTGINHYVIA encoded by the coding sequence ATGGTGGAGGAAATACTACCGGGCCTATTCAGGTTGAGAATGCCGTTACCGGGCCCATTAGGCTTCCTAAACTCGTACCTTATACGGGGCGATAGGCAAGCCGTACTCGTAGATACCGGGATAAATACCAGTGAAGCATGGGATGAGTTACAACTACAACTAGGTAGAGTAGGACTGGAACCGGGTTCTCTAACCGAAGTAGTATTAACCCATTTCCATATAGACCACGTCGGCTTAATCCCTAAGCTAAGGAGTAAGTCGAACGTTAAACTCGCTTTACACGTTATCGAGGCTGAGCTATCGGAGAGGATAGCGTTCAGCTTTAACGCCATGTGGGCTCAGATAGCGAGCTTCCTTAAAGCTAACGGTGTACCAACCCTCCTACTTAAACAGATGCGTAAGGCAAACCCAGGCGCTAACAACAGCGAGGTATACGCGTATCTCGCTAAAGCCGATCATAGGTTTAAGGGCGGCGAAACTCTAAACGTCGACGAATACCGCTTCAAAATAATATGGACACCCGGCCATTCGCCAGGCCACCTATGCCTATACGAGGCTGAGAAGCAGATACTAATAGCTGGCGATAGCCTACTACCATCCATAACGCCAAACGTAACGCAGGTAAGGGAGGGGGTTAACGCCTTAGCAAGCTACCTTAAAAGCTTAAAGGAGTTAGAACGTTTAAAGGTAAGCTTAGTCCTACCAGCCCACGGAGAGCCCTATACCGATAGCCGCCTAAGAATACGGCAGTTAAAGGAGCACCATCAAAGACGTCTCGAGGAAGTATTAAACCTAGTTCAACGCCCATCAACCGCGTACCACGTAGCATCAATGATACGATGGGACGCCCCCTACCGGTCATGGGAGGAGTTCCCGCCGCTTCAAAAGTACTTAGCCGTAGCTGAAGCCATAGCACACCTAGAACTACTAAGAGAACGGGGAATGGTAAACATAGTAAGAAAAACCGGGATAAACCACTACGTGATAGCCTAG
- a CDS encoding Nramp family divalent metal transporter translates to MDGGLMSEKASKELELPPPPTGLMGHLKAIGPGIILASLAIGAGEWYLFPAMVVKYGPTLMWTAVIGCLVQAVLGSESIKYTLYCGQPIHQAYMKLGKPLAWAWAWAFLLFIPVMWPGWASASAAAIAAVQLGRPPGPGDTGLVLAWGVGLLVLSLFILHVGVKIQRTLELINWPVVVLMILLVAVGTALGAPAFAWADVAKGIFIPSFPRGLDWFIVASAIAYMPAGFGFNMMLSSYARDKGWGMGAKVGYISAIIGGRKVKIGAEEVPFKLDEENLKRWKGWVNTARIDSWIVMSLLTFITVFLTSTLAYGLLVPRKLAPMGFACAVVQAQALSEVLGPAAWFIVLFGGFLMLFGTQFGLMDAVSRVITDNFWIASGKARSWSKEDPRRLYYLVLYLLFVVALILLVGMIGFGWASPYELTAIGACLGLFALVIAFPLQIVVNYKFLPKELKPSIVSTVILVIGTVWNLFFLVGLTVQVLTGVRL, encoded by the coding sequence TTGGATGGTGGTTTAATGAGCGAGAAAGCCTCTAAGGAGCTTGAGCTTCCACCGCCTCCAACAGGGTTAATGGGCCACCTCAAGGCTATAGGGCCTGGGATAATCCTAGCGTCCCTAGCAATAGGGGCGGGTGAATGGTACCTCTTCCCGGCCATGGTGGTGAAGTACGGGCCGACGCTTATGTGGACGGCTGTAATTGGATGCTTAGTGCAAGCCGTGCTTGGCTCGGAGTCCATAAAGTACACGTTGTACTGCGGGCAACCAATACACCAGGCCTACATGAAGCTTGGTAAGCCCCTCGCGTGGGCTTGGGCATGGGCCTTCCTACTCTTCATACCGGTGATGTGGCCGGGGTGGGCCTCCGCTTCAGCCGCGGCGATAGCAGCTGTACAGCTGGGGAGGCCGCCTGGCCCAGGCGATACTGGCTTGGTCTTAGCGTGGGGTGTAGGCTTACTAGTATTATCACTCTTCATACTTCACGTGGGGGTTAAGATACAGAGGACGCTCGAGTTAATAAACTGGCCCGTAGTAGTCTTAATGATACTCCTCGTAGCAGTAGGTACCGCCCTAGGCGCTCCCGCCTTCGCCTGGGCTGACGTAGCCAAGGGCATTTTCATCCCGTCCTTTCCAAGGGGGCTCGACTGGTTTATTGTCGCGTCGGCAATAGCCTACATGCCGGCTGGCTTCGGCTTCAACATGATGTTATCTAGTTACGCTAGGGATAAGGGCTGGGGCATGGGGGCTAAGGTGGGCTACATCTCGGCTATCATCGGCGGCAGGAAGGTTAAGATCGGTGCTGAAGAGGTACCCTTTAAGCTTGACGAGGAGAACCTAAAGAGGTGGAAGGGCTGGGTTAACACCGCTAGGATTGACTCTTGGATAGTGATGTCCCTGCTAACCTTCATAACGGTCTTCCTAACGAGCACCTTAGCCTACGGGCTGCTTGTACCTAGGAAGCTAGCGCCCATGGGCTTCGCCTGCGCAGTAGTACAGGCCCAGGCCTTAAGCGAGGTGCTGGGGCCAGCTGCATGGTTCATAGTGCTGTTCGGGGGCTTCCTAATGCTCTTCGGCACCCAGTTCGGGTTAATGGACGCCGTGTCAAGGGTTATAACTGATAACTTTTGGATCGCTAGCGGTAAGGCTAGAAGCTGGAGCAAGGAGGACCCGCGCAGGCTTTACTACTTAGTTCTCTACCTACTCTTCGTGGTAGCGTTAATACTGCTAGTCGGTATGATAGGCTTCGGGTGGGCTTCACCATACGAACTTACGGCTATAGGGGCTTGTTTAGGCCTCTTCGCCTTGGTCATTGCCTTCCCACTACAAATAGTGGTGAACTACAAGTTTTTACCCAAGGAGTTAAAGCCGAGCATAGTGAGCACGGTAATACTCGTAATCGGAACGGTATGGAACCTCTTCTTCCTAGTGGGGTTAACCGTACAGGTATTAACAGGAGTACGCCTATAA